TCAACAATAACAAGCGTTAGCAAAGCTCCCATGTGCAAAATCTGGTGAAATGTGCTTCAAGAAAGCAGATTTAATTATAACGATGTACCTGATAATGATAAGTATAGGTGAGGCAAGgtgaaaacagctgatcagAGCAGTGACAGAACTATAAAACACCTTACGTAGAACCAGACAGTAAAGTACTACTTTTCTTCAAATGttaaagtttctgttttctttgtaaattcACCGTATGGACTGGAACAGATGCTCTGTCTGTCTGGTTTAGTTTGTCCTCAGttcaacaacagaaaataaaagaccCAGCTGGTGCGTTGAATGAAATCCTCAGGCGAGCAGCTGCAGTGACTTCTAGATAAATGTCCTGAGGCGTGACGGCTGTGCGGTTTTGCTGGTCGGTGCCTCGTCGTGTCAAAAGTCACTGATTTCTTCTCTTTGCTTCCTGCCTTGTCTCGTCAGGTTTCCGTGGGCGACCGCCAGCCCCGCCGCTTCTCGTCGGCTCAGGAAGTCCAGGTCTGCCGTGGAGCTGAGGTGGGGCTCCGCTCTGTCCGACTCCTCAGACGAAGACGAAGCCGCCAGCAGCTACGTGGAGAAAGGCCTTCTCTTCTCGCCCAAAGAGCACATCAAGAACATGTGGAGGGACTTCAAGGTGTCCCCCTGCAGGCACCGCCTGTCCTCGTCCTCGCTGCACAGCCTCCCCGGAGAAGCCCGGAGACACCGGAAGGGACGAGGGAAGACGAGGCGGGAGGACGGGGACGGCGAGCTGAGCCCCTGGAGGCGCCGGGTCACCGTCCCCAAGCCCTTCCAGATGACGCTGCGGGAGGCCGAGAGGCGGAAACACGGCGTGAAGACGCGctcggaggtggagcaggagaaCGCCGAGCTGCggcggcagctggaggagctggcggAGTGCCACAGAAAGTTCCGTGCGAGCCCCGTGCCCGCGCACGTCCACCTGCCGCTGtacgaggagctgcaggagcgcAACGAGGAGCGGCGGCGAACCCTGCGGGAGCGAGAGGAGCAGCACCTCCGAGCCGTGCAGAAGCCCTTCAGCTTCCTGGAGAGGGAGCGGCTGAAGAGGGAGCAGAAGCAGCTGCGCCGGGCGCCGTCCGACCACGACAAGGTCAAACCCTTCAAGGCCAAGCCGGTGCCCAGGTCCGTGTACGCGGCGGCCTCCGGCGAACGCATGAAAGAGGAGCAGCTGTACCGATCCATCAAGATCCAGATGAGGGCCcaggagctgctccacagcGCCTCCATGCCTCCCAGCATGCTCGCGCGGCGACTCAGCGATCGCAAGAAGACGAGAGACGGGGACGGCGCCGCCCCGGGGGACGACCGCCACTCGCACAGGCCGCAGATCAACAGAGAGGTGCCGGACTTCGACGCCAGCTACCGGCGCTTCCAGAAGCACCTGGAGAAACGGAAGGAGGTGAAGCCCACCACGGCCTGCGAGCCCTTCGAGCTGAGGACCTCGCAGATCCCGTCTCACCGAGAGCGCATCCTGGCCGACATGGAGAAGGAGCAGGGCAGCCCCCGCCCGCTGCGCTGGCCCTACATCGGCTCCAGGCCGGCTCGCACGCCAAACTCCAGCCTGTGCTCCTCCCTGTCGGGGAGTCTGGAGCTCCTTCCTGCCAAAGAGACGGACGCCACCAAGAAACGTCACGAGGCTGTGAGGTATCGCTGTAGGAACCGGGACGCTGCCCTCCTTTTAGAAGACCTAGAATCCTCCAGTGCCCGTTTTAGAGGTAGAGACCTCAGCTGttgattttatcttttaaagTCCTTTCAGACTGCTGTGTTGTGGACTTTCTTTTCCCAACAACCCTTGCAAAGTGTCCTCGTGACCCAGCATCCTCCCCAAAGCTGTTAGCTAGCCGGCCGTTGCACCTAAACGCCACCTGCCCAAAGCCCCCTCCTCCGGCCGCCCGCCGCCTGAGACCGACCGGAGTATCTCCCTGAGCAGAAAggtgctgcagcagaggaggaaggccgaggaggaggaggagcgctggAGGGACAGgcagaagcagagggagaggaagctgcagagggTGGTCCTGAAGCGCGCCCAGGCCCACGACCCCCACCTGGCTCTGTCGCAGACCAACCACAGCAAGCTCAAGGAGTTCAGGTACAGGAAGGCTCCTCCTCACAGTCAGACTCGCTCTTATggtttctttccttttattcgcattcattcacattttaaGACAACCTGGTGGACGCATATCACGTTTTTCTGCTGTCGCGCCTAAAAATGACGATTAGTTTCACATTTGAATGAATGCAAGACGAGGTCGATCCATGACGTTCTGTGTTCTCCACAGAAAACAAGACCTTCAGCGCAAGAAAGAATACCAGCAGGAGATCAAGGAGATGCGTGAGCGAGTGAAGGGCaggccgctgctgctggagcaggtggCTCAGGTGAGGCTCAGCCCGCCTCCTCATAACTGAGAAGGACGTTCGCCGCTGTGGCCGGCCCGTCACTGACCGCCCTCGCTGTGCTCTGATGACAGAGGAACGCCAGGCAGGCTGCGGAGAAGCGCTTTAACAGAACGCTGCACAGGTGTGACGTGACCGAGGAGTTCATCAGCAGCAGAGCCGCCGGGTCCGGACCGAAGGCCTCGCCGTCCGGCGACCGCAGGCAGAGGTAAACACGCCGTCTCACTGCCGTGATGGGGATCGTCACCGTGACAACGGCAGCCGTGGCAATAATACAAAATGAATAAGATGCCTGTTCTTTAGCCATTAATTGGTGATTGACTGgttgtgaaaacagtgaaagagtcgcagagctgctgtctctgctgcttgAGTGATGAGCGTACAGTGCACATCTTGTTCACCTTGAACAGCGCTGTTGTTCTTAAAGCATTAAATATTGAAGTGACGCAGTGATTTGAAGTGGGCTCTCTGCTGATCACGTTGCTCTGCTGTTCAGTGACCAGGAGGAGTCGGACGCCGAGTACGTTTCCTACAGAAAGGTCTTCCTcgatgatgacgatgacgagGACCTGGGCGATCtgggacggagggaggaggcggggagCGACGGGGCCGGGTTAAACCCAGAGGACGGCGAGGAGGGGAGCGGCGGCCGCTCACACGATGATGACGAGAGCTACCACTACTCAGACGACCACGAGGATTACTCCGACGACAGCGAGCACGATGCCGACACCAAGcaagaggaagcaggagagtGACGGCGACGAACCCCGTCGTCAAACCTCAGCCACCAGCTGAGACCAAGACGCTTCTTCTTCTATGCATTTCCACATGGTGTAACGCTCTAGCGTTTAAGAAACTTCTGGATTAAAGACGAAGGTGATGCGGTGATGTGATTTGGAAATGCAGACgtttcacattcatccattcatccgtctCACTGGCTCCGTCTGATTCAGTGTGGTGTGGTGCGGCGCTCTGATCTGGAGATCTGCACCTGATTTAGTTTCTGCTACATATCCAGATGTCCAATAGTAATAACATTgaggtttctttgtttttggagTGTACTGTTTGTTTGGAACTCAGGATAATGATTATGACCTCGGTTTTTGCTGCTAACCAAACAATAAATTAACAAATTCAAAGActggtgtgtttatttgttctgAATGTAGGAAAATGTCCTGAAGCCTGAGTGTTCACATTGAAGCTGAATGatcagttgttttttctttttctgatacatcagcagcagtgtctttgtctctgaGGACAGGGGAAGTTCCTTCAGGGTGGAGGACGGCTCATCAGTCAGAAATCTCACCTGGTGTTATCCCAGATGTCTTCCTGcgctcctccaccgtcctctgCCTTCACAGACACTGACCAGCACAGTAAAAAGTAAATCCGAGCATAAACCCTTGTAGTTTCTGATAAAAATCCATCTGCCGGTGGGATTTTTTACAGACTGCATCAACGCGATGATCAAAACCGTCGATTCATCATCCACAGTTTGAGTACAGGAGTActgaaatgtactttattttttaaaatcatgtgttatttcacttttttcccaAATACAACATGGACAAACTTATCAATTATTTGAAAACTCACATTCACATgagtttgtatttttctgtatttgtagCTGTTATGTATTAGAAATGCTATTTTATTCCTGTTATTTTGTTTCTTGAAATGTATTCTCAGTTTTATTGTTCTATTTTTGTAGTGCTTTGGCTGTTGTGAAGCGCTTCTCATAAAGAATTCATCGACTAGTTTAATGAATTAGTCTGACAAAACTCTAAATATCAGTTACTTGTTCaccattattattttttgtaaacTTTTGCTCAAA
The nucleotide sequence above comes from Salarias fasciatus chromosome 6, fSalaFa1.1, whole genome shotgun sequence. Encoded proteins:
- the fam161a gene encoding protein FAM161A; this translates as MAGTGAHRANVLVTSCLKTPVDPHTKAPLASYERDRALPCAASAHMDNRDYEKELEYEDSGSDFCDDDCLGKGGPHLAASYRSAGDRLDLSEIFFSNEEYYSKLEELKKAHLRTMAELESMYRQKLQLKSLEPLDVTALDAGRRFPWATASPAASRRLRKSRSAVELRWGSALSDSSDEDEAASSYVEKGLLFSPKEHIKNMWRDFKVSPCRHRLSSSSLHSLPGEARRHRKGRGKTRREDGDGELSPWRRRVTVPKPFQMTLREAERRKHGVKTRSEVEQENAELRRQLEELAECHRKFRASPVPAHVHLPLYEELQERNEERRRTLREREEQHLRAVQKPFSFLERERLKREQKQLRRAPSDHDKVKPFKAKPVPRSVYAAASGERMKEEQLYRSIKIQMRAQELLHSASMPPSMLARRLSDRKKTRDGDGAAPGDDRHSHRPQINREVPDFDASYRRFQKHLEKRKEVKPTTACEPFELRTSQIPSHRERILADMEKEQGSPRPLRWPYIGSRPARTPNSSLCSSLSGSLELLPAKETDATKKRHEAVRKVLQQRRKAEEEEERWRDRQKQRERKLQRVVLKRAQAHDPHLALSQTNHSKLKEFRKQDLQRKKEYQQEIKEMRERVKGRPLLLEQVAQRNARQAAEKRFNRTLHRCDVTEEFISSRAAGSGPKASPSGDRRQSDQEESDAEYVSYRKVFLDDDDDEDLGDLGRREEAGSDGAGLNPEDGEEGSGGRSHDDDESYHYSDDHEDYSDDSEHDADTKQEEAGE